One genomic region from Planifilum fulgidum encodes:
- a CDS encoding PaaI family thioesterase: MKNSADERSFLPPERVERFRQDPFARRMGFELVEAGPGYARVAVDLTEDLFNFAGTPHGGLLFSLADYAFAVASNSHGRVSLATHVSVQFLAAAEAGERLYAEAKESHLTRRAGFYDMTVTTETGRVVARCLGVVHRTGRLLDGGPADGEKI; the protein is encoded by the coding sequence GTGAAGAATTCGGCGGATGAACGGAGTTTCCTTCCGCCGGAGCGGGTGGAGCGGTTTCGCCAAGACCCCTTTGCCCGGCGGATGGGTTTTGAACTGGTCGAGGCGGGCCCGGGGTATGCACGGGTCGCCGTGGATTTGACGGAGGATCTTTTCAATTTCGCCGGGACGCCCCACGGCGGTTTGCTGTTCAGCTTGGCCGATTATGCCTTCGCCGTGGCCAGCAATTCCCACGGACGGGTCTCCCTGGCCACCCATGTATCCGTTCAGTTTCTGGCGGCGGCCGAGGCGGGGGAGAGATTGTACGCCGAAGCGAAGGAAAGCCATTTGACCCGTCGGGCGGGCTTTTACGACATGACCGTTACCACGGAAACGGGCCGGGTGGTGGCCCGGTGCCTCGGCGTGGTGCATCGGACCGGCCGTCTTCTGGACGGCGGTCCGGCGGATGGGGAGAAGATTTGA
- a CDS encoding cytochrome c oxidase subunit 2A encodes MEAQVDRREPDRKDSPEKEPSLKGTLTGVLFIGGFILVTWFSIFFLFLSRN; translated from the coding sequence ATGGAAGCGCAAGTCGATCGGCGGGAACCGGATCGCAAAGACTCCCCGGAAAAGGAGCCCTCCCTGAAGGGCACGCTGACCGGTGTGTTGTTCATCGGCGGATTCATTCTGGTCACGTGGTTTTCAATCTTTTTTCTTTTCCTGAGCCGAAATTGA
- the hemQ gene encoding hydrogen peroxide-dependent heme synthase: protein MSEAVKTYEGWYAYHDFRKIDWTRWKSLSPEKRDEAIRELVEVLREFASVEESRGGSFGQYAVLGHKADLLFIHFRPTLEALNEVKWRFDKTAFADVTSAPTSFISVVELSAYTVPPGTDPMSDPAFRERLQPSMPKAKYVCFYPMNKRRNLSDNWYMLPMEERRKMMKSHGMIGRSYAGKVRQIVTGSIGLDDWEWGVSLFADDPLHFKKIVTEMRFDEVSARFGEFGPFYIGARLTEEGLVSLLKEQVKG, encoded by the coding sequence ATGAGCGAAGCGGTGAAAACCTACGAGGGCTGGTATGCCTATCACGATTTTCGCAAGATCGATTGGACCCGGTGGAAATCCCTTTCCCCCGAGAAAAGGGACGAAGCGATCCGGGAGCTGGTGGAAGTCCTCCGGGAATTCGCGTCGGTCGAGGAGAGCCGCGGCGGCAGCTTCGGCCAATATGCCGTCCTCGGCCACAAGGCGGATCTTTTGTTCATCCATTTTCGCCCCACCCTCGAGGCGCTGAACGAGGTGAAGTGGCGGTTTGACAAAACGGCCTTTGCCGATGTGACGTCCGCCCCCACTTCCTTCATCTCGGTCGTCGAACTCAGCGCGTATACCGTTCCCCCGGGGACCGATCCCATGAGCGATCCCGCTTTCCGGGAGCGGCTTCAGCCGAGCATGCCGAAGGCGAAATATGTCTGCTTCTATCCCATGAACAAGCGCCGGAACCTGAGCGACAACTGGTACATGCTCCCGATGGAGGAGCGGCGGAAAATGATGAAAAGCCACGGGATGATCGGCCGTTCCTATGCGGGAAAGGTGCGTCAGATCGTCACCGGTTCCATCGGCCTGGACGATTGGGAGTGGGGGGTTTCCCTCTTTGCCGACGATCCCCTTCATTTCAAAAAGATCGTTACGGAAATGCGGTTTGATGAAGTCAGTGCCCGGTTCGGGGAGTTCGGTCCCTTCTACATCGGTGCCCGCTTGACCGAAGAGGGGCTGGTTTCCCTGCTGAAGGAACAGGTGAAGGGCTGA
- a CDS encoding DUF3679 domain-containing protein: protein MRLFLQVTALTMMLLVGIFLGIDSAERNIQKMEGTQGAPRAIHITPENGRVEIAVLGQVYDAETPAASPEAKQVKEEIREAAASGKNLLGQVGNQVGHGIRLGTRKALEMVVGWLEPGK, encoded by the coding sequence GTGCGTCTTTTTCTGCAAGTGACCGCATTGACGATGATGCTGCTTGTGGGAATCTTTCTGGGGATCGACTCTGCGGAGCGCAACATCCAGAAGATGGAGGGGACGCAGGGAGCTCCCCGGGCGATTCACATCACCCCGGAAAACGGGCGCGTGGAAATCGCCGTGCTGGGGCAGGTGTATGATGCCGAAACCCCCGCCGCTTCCCCGGAAGCAAAGCAGGTGAAGGAAGAGATCCGGGAGGCTGCCGCATCGGGGAAAAATCTGCTCGGTCAGGTGGGCAACCAGGTGGGTCACGGGATACGTCTCGGGACGCGAAAGGCCCTGGAAATGGTGGTCGGTTGGCTGGAGCCGGGCAAGTGA
- a CDS encoding radical SAM/SPASM domain-containing protein codes for MLAVSHLLTDVSSYGDSLRYTRRSVGHRSGTHKGAGPVVVWNVTRTCNLRCVHCYSQSENKKYAGELSTEEAMRVIDDLAEARVPVILFSGGEPFARPDLLDLARYAVSKGIRVTLSTNGTLITEEVARRIREIGVGYVGISLDGVGEIHDRFRGKKGAFDGALRGIRNCLRQGQKVGLRFTINRHNADQVPAIFDLMEKEGIQRACFYHLVYSGRASVQYDVSHEETRRILDFIFDKVEDFARRGIVKEILTVDNHTNAPYLYLRVKRKNPEKAEIVLEKLRNNGGNRSGIAIANIDPLGNVHPDQFTQSITLGNVRERPFSEIWNDETHPVLTALRDRKPLLKGRCSRCRFLDICNGNLRARALAVHRDLWAEDPACYLTDEEIS; via the coding sequence ATGTTGGCCGTTTCTCATCTGCTTACGGATGTTTCTTCTTATGGCGACTCGCTTCGCTACACCCGCCGCTCCGTCGGCCACCGCTCGGGCACGCACAAGGGAGCCGGACCCGTGGTCGTCTGGAATGTCACCCGCACCTGCAACCTCCGCTGCGTCCACTGCTACTCGCAATCGGAAAACAAAAAATACGCCGGGGAACTCTCCACCGAAGAGGCGATGCGGGTCATCGACGACCTCGCGGAGGCCCGCGTGCCGGTCATTCTGTTCTCGGGGGGTGAGCCCTTTGCCCGGCCCGATCTTCTGGATCTGGCCCGTTATGCCGTCTCCAAGGGAATCCGCGTCACCCTTTCCACCAACGGCACCCTGATCACCGAAGAGGTGGCCCGCCGGATCCGCGAAATCGGAGTCGGCTACGTGGGCATCAGCCTCGACGGCGTGGGCGAAATTCACGACCGGTTCCGCGGCAAAAAGGGAGCCTTCGACGGAGCCCTGCGGGGCATCCGGAATTGTCTGCGTCAAGGTCAGAAAGTGGGCTTGCGCTTTACGATCAACCGGCACAACGCAGACCAGGTTCCCGCCATTTTCGACCTGATGGAAAAGGAAGGAATCCAGCGGGCCTGTTTTTATCACCTCGTCTATTCGGGCCGCGCCAGCGTCCAATACGACGTCTCCCACGAAGAAACGCGCCGGATCCTGGACTTCATCTTTGACAAGGTGGAAGATTTCGCGCGGAGGGGAATCGTCAAGGAGATTCTCACCGTGGACAATCACACCAACGCGCCCTATCTCTATCTCCGCGTCAAACGGAAAAATCCCGAAAAAGCGGAAATCGTCCTGGAAAAACTGCGCAACAACGGCGGCAACCGCTCGGGAATCGCCATCGCCAACATCGATCCTTTAGGCAACGTGCATCCCGACCAGTTCACGCAGTCGATCACCCTGGGCAATGTGCGCGAGCGCCCCTTTTCCGAGATTTGGAACGATGAAACCCACCCCGTCCTCACCGCCCTGCGGGACCGCAAACCGCTCCTGAAAGGGCGCTGCTCCCGGTGCCGTTTTTTGGATATCTGCAACGGCAATTTGCGGGCCCGCGCCCTGGCCGTCCACCGCGATCTGTGGGCGGAAGATCCCGCCTGTTACTTGACCGACGAGGAAATTTCCTGA
- a CDS encoding GNAT family N-acetyltransferase: MLTVREFTLQDVEAAAELMAHLGYPASAGSMIRRMERICSDPGYRTWVAEYQGRVVGLVGARRVILYESDHIAVQIAALVTDPRYRGRGIGRALLGQAETWAEQAGAAQIYLTSGNRPERREAHRFYKRAGYEITGFRFSKSLGQK; encoded by the coding sequence ATGCTGACGGTTCGGGAATTCACTTTGCAGGATGTCGAGGCGGCGGCCGAACTGATGGCGCACTTGGGCTATCCGGCTTCCGCCGGGTCCATGATCCGCCGGATGGAGCGCATCTGTTCCGATCCCGGGTATCGCACCTGGGTGGCCGAATATCAAGGGAGGGTTGTCGGTCTGGTCGGGGCGCGCCGGGTGATCCTTTACGAAAGCGATCACATCGCCGTTCAAATCGCCGCGCTGGTCACCGATCCGCGGTACAGGGGGAGGGGGATCGGAAGGGCCCTTTTGGGACAAGCGGAAACATGGGCCGAACAAGCGGGGGCCGCTCAAATTTATCTGACCAGCGGCAATCGTCCCGAACGGCGCGAAGCGCACCGGTTTTACAAGCGGGCGGGGTATGAGATCACCGGATTCCGATTTTCGAAAAGCTTGGGACAAAAGTAG
- a CDS encoding c-type cytochrome, whose protein sequence is MRNRRIMQKAAAMLGCLALLFMVGCGSQSDNSGTADSGSQQPAEQPADSGSESQDKAAENVAYDQEKAKAAYQQSCVGCHGQNLEGGVGPALKGTGLSEDEILNVIENGRGQMPGGLISGEDAKNLAAWLADQ, encoded by the coding sequence TTGAGGAATCGGAGGATCATGCAAAAGGCAGCGGCAATGCTCGGTTGTCTGGCTCTGTTGTTCATGGTGGGGTGCGGTTCCCAGTCCGACAATTCCGGAACCGCGGATTCCGGATCCCAACAACCTGCGGAACAGCCGGCGGACTCCGGAAGCGAGTCGCAGGACAAAGCCGCGGAAAATGTCGCCTATGACCAGGAAAAAGCAAAAGCCGCCTACCAGCAGTCCTGTGTCGGGTGTCACGGGCAGAATCTGGAGGGGGGCGTCGGTCCGGCCCTGAAGGGAACGGGACTGAGCGAGGATGAAATCCTCAATGTGATCGAGAACGGAAGAGGACAAATGCCCGGCGGCTTGATCAGCGGGGAGGATGCCAAGAATCTGGCCGCCTGGCTGGCCGATCAATGA
- the spoIIP gene encoding stage II sporulation protein P has translation MYRVRHRFAAVNMSGPRVRQMFVFLLLGTAIIFIFTGFFAMMRAKVSSRSSDIGRFTAGLSAETMVGVLAREIPYLKSSVSIPQKDGVVSRLTFELATSVDPRDPRTFLGRELPGFALFDTEIVVAGQGVDYTDIPVESAPPPDLEEQLTQDRKPAKPEDVKEPGDAKEEKPAGGGDIAKTKRVFIYHTHSTESYLPELSGVNSPERAYDNRKNIVMVGKRLGEELEKMGIGAEVYTKPFQAKWNRLYQASRKTVVEAMKQNADLEYFIDVHRDSKRRNKTTRHINGKPYATIAFVVGTANDNWEENEKFAREVHNKLEELYPGLSKGVFRKSRAQGNGEYNQSLSPRSLLVEIGGVDNTFEEAYRSAEALARAIAEIHFEATPVDARPRNP, from the coding sequence ATGTACCGCGTTCGGCACCGGTTTGCCGCAGTGAACATGTCGGGTCCCCGCGTTCGGCAGATGTTCGTGTTCCTTCTCCTGGGCACGGCGATCATCTTCATTTTCACCGGATTTTTCGCCATGATGCGGGCGAAGGTGAGCTCCCGTTCATCGGATATCGGCCGATTCACCGCCGGGTTGTCCGCCGAGACGATGGTGGGCGTTTTGGCCCGGGAGATTCCCTATTTGAAAAGCAGCGTTTCGATTCCGCAAAAGGACGGCGTGGTGTCCCGGTTGACCTTTGAGCTGGCGACGAGCGTCGACCCCCGGGATCCCCGGACTTTTCTCGGCCGCGAGTTGCCCGGTTTCGCCCTCTTTGACACGGAAATCGTCGTCGCCGGGCAAGGGGTGGATTACACGGATATCCCGGTGGAGTCCGCCCCCCCTCCCGACCTGGAAGAACAACTGACCCAGGATCGCAAGCCGGCGAAGCCGGAGGATGTGAAGGAGCCGGGGGATGCGAAGGAGGAGAAACCGGCCGGCGGAGGGGACATTGCGAAGACCAAGCGGGTGTTCATCTATCACACCCACTCCACCGAGTCCTATTTGCCGGAACTTTCGGGAGTCAACTCCCCCGAGCGGGCCTATGACAACCGAAAAAACATCGTGATGGTCGGCAAACGGCTGGGCGAAGAGCTGGAGAAGATGGGCATCGGCGCCGAGGTGTACACGAAGCCGTTTCAGGCGAAGTGGAACCGCCTCTATCAGGCGTCGCGGAAAACGGTGGTCGAGGCCATGAAGCAAAACGCCGATTTGGAGTATTTCATCGATGTGCACCGGGACTCCAAGCGGAGGAACAAAACCACTCGCCACATCAACGGAAAGCCCTATGCGACGATCGCCTTTGTGGTCGGCACCGCCAACGACAACTGGGAGGAAAACGAAAAATTTGCCCGCGAGGTGCACAACAAACTGGAAGAACTGTATCCGGGATTGTCCAAAGGGGTGTTCCGCAAGAGCCGGGCCCAGGGAAACGGAGAGTACAACCAATCCCTTTCCCCGCGAAGCCTTTTGGTTGAGATCGGCGGGGTGGACAACACCTTCGAGGAGGCGTACAGGTCGGCGGAAGCCCTGGCCAGGGCCATCGCCGAGATCCATTTTGAGGCGACGCCCGTCGATGCCAGGCCCCGGAATCCCTGA
- a CDS encoding ubiquinol-cytochrome c reductase iron-sulfur subunit, giving the protein MGGKEKGRGEGISRRRFLTFTLGGTGAFLASVALYPMVRFSADPSLKREEERASFVDVGPVDQFDETYKLVRFFVKRKDGWHHPEKGVERTAWVRRSATGEILALSPVCKHLNCTVKWQGNPRYKNEFYCPCHGGRYDENGVNIPGTPPAAPLDRYETKVENGRLYLGNIVPRRKG; this is encoded by the coding sequence GTGGGTGGCAAGGAGAAGGGGCGCGGCGAAGGGATCTCCCGCCGCCGGTTTCTCACTTTCACTCTGGGAGGAACGGGGGCGTTTCTCGCATCCGTCGCCTTGTATCCGATGGTCCGTTTTTCCGCCGATCCCTCCCTGAAGCGGGAGGAGGAGAGGGCGTCCTTCGTCGACGTCGGTCCCGTCGATCAATTCGATGAAACCTATAAATTGGTCCGGTTTTTCGTCAAGAGGAAGGACGGCTGGCACCATCCCGAAAAGGGAGTGGAAAGGACCGCCTGGGTTCGGAGGAGCGCCACCGGCGAGATCCTCGCCCTTTCACCGGTCTGCAAGCACCTGAATTGCACGGTGAAGTGGCAGGGGAACCCCCGCTACAAAAACGAGTTTTACTGTCCGTGCCACGGCGGCCGGTACGACGAGAACGGGGTGAACATCCCCGGCACGCCGCCGGCGGCTCCTCTGGACAGGTACGAGACGAAGGTGGAAAACGGCAGGCTTTACCTGGGAAACATCGTGCCGCGAAGGAAGGGGTAG
- the rpsT gene encoding 30S ribosomal protein S20: MPNIKSAIKRAKTNEKRRRLRAAQKSALKTAIKKYLAAVEQQDKEKALPLLREATKKLDKAVTKGLIHKNKAARQKSRLMKKWNALQG; the protein is encoded by the coding sequence ATGCCCAACATCAAATCGGCGATCAAGCGGGCCAAGACGAATGAAAAGCGTCGCCGCCTCCGGGCTGCCCAAAAATCCGCCCTGAAAACGGCGATAAAGAAATACCTGGCAGCCGTTGAACAGCAGGACAAGGAAAAAGCGCTTCCCCTGCTCCGCGAAGCGACCAAAAAGCTGGACAAAGCCGTAACCAAGGGTCTGATCCATAAAAATAAGGCGGCCCGCCAAAAATCCCGCCTGATGAAAAAATGGAACGCCCTGCAGGGTTGA
- a CDS encoding cytochrome c oxidase subunit II: protein MHLHRYERIWLIIGGATLVIFLSVVGVQAFATDAHPPGSLVTVDPKTVTQEAPFNKPSLTQVGPKEYKAVMVARMFTFQPGTMEIPVGSTVHFQITSPDVVHGFEIAGTNVNMMVIPGHINRATYTFNHPGEYLIVCNEYCGTGHQVMAGKVVVK, encoded by the coding sequence ATGCACCTTCACCGGTATGAACGGATCTGGCTGATCATCGGCGGAGCCACCCTTGTCATATTTCTTTCTGTTGTCGGTGTGCAGGCCTTTGCCACGGACGCCCATCCGCCGGGCAGCTTGGTCACGGTGGATCCGAAGACGGTCACCCAGGAGGCGCCCTTCAACAAGCCTTCCCTGACACAGGTGGGTCCGAAGGAATACAAGGCCGTCATGGTGGCGCGGATGTTCACCTTTCAACCCGGAACGATGGAGATTCCGGTGGGATCCACCGTTCATTTCCAAATCACTTCGCCCGATGTGGTACACGGTTTTGAGATTGCGGGGACCAACGTCAACATGATGGTGATCCCCGGACATATCAACCGGGCGACCTACACCTTCAATCATCCCGGGGAATACCTGATCGTCTGCAACGAGTACTGCGGCACGGGCCATCAGGTGATGGCAGGAAAAGTTGTCGTCAAATGA
- the gpr gene encoding GPR endopeptidase, producing the protein MKWEDGKRFAEKKEVHAAPFQVRTDLAREAHDLAREKRTDGSAVPGVRIEEDEDRGIRVSWIWVENDEGSRELGKKPGTYLTLEVPGLRSKDSKLQHRVAVRFAEEFGRFLKETGVSDDAKVLIVGLGNWNVTADALGPFVVKHIMVTRHLFELMPEQVEEGYRPVSAVSPGVLGITGIETSEIVHGIVEKTRPDLVIAIDSLASRSLTRVNTTIQVADSGINPGSGVGNRRKALTKETLGVPVIAVGVPTVVDAVTIVHDTLNLALAYLKREMGKEKSGHPLDPVNLPDLRELEEQEITQEMRSRFLGLIGGLSPEEKRQLIHEVLTPLGQNLIVTPKEVDAFVADIGKVVADGLNCALHEAVTIENVSAHTAG; encoded by the coding sequence ATGAAGTGGGAGGACGGAAAGCGATTCGCGGAGAAAAAGGAAGTCCACGCGGCTCCTTTCCAGGTGAGGACGGACCTGGCCCGGGAGGCGCACGATCTGGCCCGCGAGAAGCGGACCGACGGAAGCGCCGTTCCCGGCGTGCGCATTGAGGAGGACGAGGACCGCGGCATCCGCGTCAGCTGGATCTGGGTGGAAAACGATGAGGGTTCCCGCGAGCTGGGAAAGAAGCCGGGGACCTATTTGACCCTGGAAGTCCCCGGCCTCCGAAGCAAGGACTCCAAATTGCAACACCGGGTGGCCGTCCGTTTCGCCGAGGAGTTCGGCCGCTTTCTGAAGGAGACGGGCGTCTCCGACGACGCCAAAGTGCTGATTGTCGGCCTGGGAAACTGGAATGTGACGGCCGACGCTCTGGGCCCCTTCGTCGTCAAACATATCATGGTGACCCGCCACCTGTTCGAGCTGATGCCGGAGCAGGTGGAGGAAGGGTATCGCCCGGTCAGCGCCGTCTCCCCGGGGGTGCTGGGGATCACCGGGATCGAGACAAGTGAGATTGTCCACGGAATCGTGGAAAAGACCCGGCCCGACCTGGTCATCGCCATCGATTCCCTGGCTTCCCGTTCGTTGACCCGGGTGAACACCACCATCCAGGTGGCGGATTCCGGAATCAATCCCGGATCGGGGGTGGGCAATCGAAGAAAGGCGCTGACGAAGGAAACCCTGGGGGTTCCGGTGATCGCCGTGGGCGTTCCCACGGTGGTCGATGCGGTCACCATCGTCCACGACACCCTCAATCTGGCGTTGGCCTATTTGAAGCGGGAGATGGGAAAGGAGAAGTCCGGCCATCCGTTGGATCCCGTCAATCTCCCGGATTTGCGCGAGTTGGAGGAGCAAGAGATCACGCAGGAGATGAGGAGCCGGTTCCTCGGTTTGATCGGAGGGCTCTCCCCCGAAGAGAAGCGGCAGTTGATCCACGAGGTGTTGACCCCTCTGGGACAGAACCTGATCGTCACTCCCAAGGAGGTGGACGCCTTCGTGGCGGACATCGGCAAAGTCGTGGCCGATGGTCTCAATTGCGCCCTGCATGAGGCGGTGACCATAGAAAACGTATCGGCTCACACCGCCGGGTGA
- a CDS encoding Crp/Fnr family transcriptional regulator: protein MATTCCNIRSDRLTRFLSPDQLQRLKDHMVWKKVQAGSPIFQAEDPAEFLYYIEQGCVKTMKTTSDGQEITFGLKGGGDLIGLVDLLSDSVQTYGHNAVAFTDTLLGVIHKNDLDALLVQYPSLSFAFMQWMALEQRIMQTILRDIVLYGKPGALCSILIRLANSYGQPTDRGIRISLRLTNQELAHLIGATRESVNRVLCRLKSERVISLDHGHLVIHDLERLRNEARCEECPLEVCVI from the coding sequence ATGGCGACAACCTGCTGCAATATCCGTTCCGACCGGCTGACCCGCTTCTTGTCGCCGGATCAGCTCCAGCGCCTCAAGGATCACATGGTGTGGAAAAAAGTTCAGGCCGGTTCTCCGATCTTCCAAGCCGAGGATCCGGCGGAGTTTCTTTATTACATCGAACAGGGATGCGTCAAAACGATGAAGACCACCTCCGACGGGCAGGAAATCACCTTTGGCCTCAAGGGCGGCGGCGACCTGATCGGACTGGTCGATCTCCTGTCCGACTCCGTCCAAACCTACGGGCACAACGCCGTCGCCTTTACGGACACCCTGTTGGGGGTCATCCACAAAAACGATCTGGACGCCCTATTGGTGCAGTACCCCTCCCTGTCCTTCGCCTTTATGCAATGGATGGCCCTGGAACAGCGGATCATGCAAACCATCCTCCGCGACATCGTCCTCTACGGAAAACCCGGCGCCCTCTGCTCCATTCTGATCCGGCTCGCCAACAGCTACGGACAACCCACCGACCGCGGCATCCGCATTTCCCTCCGCCTCACCAACCAGGAACTGGCCCACCTGATCGGCGCAACCCGCGAAAGCGTCAACCGCGTTTTGTGCCGGCTGAAATCCGAGCGCGTCATTTCCCTCGATCACGGACATTTGGTGATCCACGACCTGGAGCGGTTGAGAAATGAAGCCCGTTGTGAAGAGTGCCCCCTTGAAGTCTGCGTGATATGA
- a CDS encoding b(o/a)3-type cytochrome-c oxidase subunit 1 produces MEKAQSGAAGFRFQPKDSRLILAHMAVAFTAIFLGAIAGLLQGLVRGGVIDLGPVNYYQLLTAHGVLMALVFTTFFIVGYLYSGLVRTCGGTLTEFSRRLGWIGFWLMTVGTAIAAFLIIANKATVLYTFYAPMKASPFFYIGLALVVVGSWIGAWAVFAQYRWWKKEHKGKLSPLFAFMAVATMGLWLIATLGVALEVLLQLIPWSFGWVDTINVVLSRTLFWYFGHPLVYFWLMPAYIVWYVNIPKIIGGKIFSDALARLAFIMFLLLSTPVGFHHQLTEPGIASGWKFLQVALTFSVAIPSLMTAFAVLATFESAGRARGAKGLFGWIRMLPWKDVRFVAPLVGMLSFIPGGAGGLVNTSYQLNQVVHNTLWVVGHFHLTVGTVVILTFFGVSYWLIPALTGRKLTAGLNKLGLVQTGLWALGMLIMSGAMHAAGLLGTPRRTAFTTYGDDPIALGWLTYQQVMAIGGVFLFISAMLMVWIVIRLAFFAPRTEEGVDYPIGEVAEEAASTPAILERWPLWVTVAICLILVAYTIPIAHLIQYAPPGSPPFQPY; encoded by the coding sequence ATGGAAAAGGCACAATCGGGAGCGGCGGGATTTCGATTTCAACCGAAGGATTCCCGATTGATTCTCGCGCATATGGCCGTCGCCTTCACCGCCATCTTTCTCGGCGCCATCGCCGGACTGCTTCAGGGACTGGTCCGGGGCGGCGTCATCGATCTGGGGCCGGTGAATTATTATCAACTGTTGACCGCCCACGGCGTTTTGATGGCCCTGGTGTTTACCACCTTCTTCATCGTAGGCTATTTGTACTCGGGACTTGTCCGCACCTGCGGCGGAACGCTGACGGAATTCAGCCGCCGCCTGGGCTGGATCGGGTTCTGGCTGATGACGGTGGGAACCGCCATCGCGGCATTCCTCATCATCGCCAATAAGGCCACCGTTTTGTACACCTTTTACGCGCCGATGAAAGCGTCTCCCTTCTTCTACATCGGTCTCGCCCTGGTGGTGGTGGGCAGCTGGATCGGCGCCTGGGCCGTCTTTGCCCAATACCGCTGGTGGAAGAAGGAACACAAGGGGAAACTGTCGCCGCTGTTCGCCTTTATGGCCGTGGCCACCATGGGCCTCTGGCTGATCGCCACCCTCGGCGTGGCCCTCGAGGTGCTGTTGCAGCTCATCCCCTGGTCCTTCGGCTGGGTGGACACGATCAATGTGGTGCTGAGCCGCACGCTGTTCTGGTACTTCGGCCATCCCTTGGTTTATTTCTGGCTGATGCCGGCCTACATCGTGTGGTACGTCAACATTCCCAAAATCATCGGCGGGAAAATCTTCAGCGATGCCCTGGCCCGGCTTGCCTTCATCATGTTCCTTCTCCTGTCGACGCCCGTCGGTTTCCACCATCAGTTGACCGAGCCGGGAATCGCGTCGGGGTGGAAATTCCTCCAGGTGGCCCTCACCTTCTCGGTGGCGATTCCGTCGCTGATGACCGCCTTTGCCGTCCTGGCCACCTTTGAAAGCGCCGGACGGGCCCGCGGCGCCAAGGGGCTTTTCGGATGGATCCGCATGCTTCCCTGGAAGGACGTCCGCTTCGTCGCTCCCCTTGTCGGGATGCTGAGTTTCATCCCCGGCGGAGCGGGAGGACTCGTCAACACCAGTTATCAGCTCAACCAGGTGGTTCACAACACCCTGTGGGTGGTGGGACACTTCCACCTGACGGTCGGAACGGTTGTGATCCTGACCTTCTTCGGGGTCAGCTACTGGCTGATTCCCGCCTTGACGGGCCGAAAGCTGACTGCCGGACTCAACAAGCTGGGATTGGTGCAGACGGGGCTTTGGGCCCTCGGCATGTTGATCATGTCCGGTGCGATGCACGCGGCCGGCCTGTTGGGCACCCCGCGCCGTACCGCCTTCACCACCTACGGTGATGATCCGATCGCCCTCGGCTGGCTCACCTATCAACAGGTGATGGCGATCGGTGGCGTATTCCTGTTCATCTCTGCTATGCTTATGGTGTGGATCGTGATCCGCCTCGCTTTCTTCGCGCCCCGCACCGAGGAAGGCGTCGACTATCCCATCGGCGAGGTGGCGGAAGAGGCGGCTTCCACTCCGGCGATACTGGAACGCTGGCCGCTGTGGGTGACGGTGGCGATCTGCCTGATTCTGGTCGCCTACACCATTCCCATCGCCCACCTGATCCAGTATGCGCCGCCCGGATCTCCGCCGTTCCAACCCTATTGA